A genomic window from Tenebrio molitor chromosome X, icTenMoli1.1, whole genome shotgun sequence includes:
- the cher gene encoding filamin-A isoform X1 encodes MINGGVIGELIGIDHKSRSRMAEFPYQSGFQPVEACMQRDVDYCEFNDEDEMVTTERELAEDAQWKKIQQNTFTRWANEHLKTVEKHIGNLETDLSDGLRLITLIEVLAGKRLPKHNKKPSFRSQKLENVSVALKFLQDDEGIRIVNIDSSHIVDCKLKLILGLIWTLILHYSISLPMWEGEDDMNNGGTEPTPKQRLMNWIQTKLPDLPIHNFTTDWNDGKAVGALVDAVAPGLCPDWPDWDPKDSVENASEAMGLADDWLNVPQLIKPEEIVNPNVDEQSMMTYLSQFPNAKLKQGAPLRPRTSPNKLPPPRVRVYGPGIEPSGPVVGAPANFTVETFSAGKGQVDVIVENPRGQKEPVEVRFNNDRNLTYSVAYTPQSEGNHKITVRFAGREVPKSPYTVKVEGHAGDPSKVTAAGPGLQPDGVCINRSTYFDISTKNAGKGVPEVIILDPSGNKNSVPVTVRQTTQDIWRCDYLSPTVGLHSVNIFFAGQPIPKSPYGVRVSPVSDAKKVRASGRGLQPAGVRVKDDADFKIFTEGAGEGYPDVQIIGPGGIKEPCKITKIDGTTYHAVYHPMKEGRYVVMITFAGQEIYKSPFEVNVGPYKETLIRAYGPGLVGGVVGYPALFTVETNGETGALGFSIQGPSQAKIECHDNGDGSADVRYYPTAHGEYAVHILCDNEDIPRSPHIAQVLPNTDYFPEKVEVYGPGVEPSGVQKDVPAKFTVDTKKAGSAPLDVRVVDANCKLVDVKLTEKPDGTIEAVYVPHEGNRHTVQVNYGGVATKNSPFRVYVGEPVDPSKVHCFGPGVQDGVKANTHTHFNIDAREAGDADLDVHLVNEETRQEIPVKLTDNGDRTYTVDYETHFTGIHTVTLHYGGVRVPTTPLKFKVHPNVDVSKIKVDGLEPTAPVNSLQQFRVITQDAGKAEFAISITSPSGSKVKAHVIPTHEGYLVNFTPTQLGEYLLGISFGGEPISHRPFRLTCLTGSDPLKVKASGPGLHRGVVNRPAEFMIDTRGAGQGGLGVTVEGPCEAAINCRDNGDGTCSVAYLPTEIGDYGINITFNDQHIPGSPFQAIIVPEVDMNKIKVSGSGIQLHGVFVDSPTDFLVDTRGIPKAADDGIVTCTITNPSGAQTENLITPLLDGTYKVSYTPFEEGRHTIDIFYDNVPVPGSPFIVNVRRGCDAKKCIAYGPGLEQGYLNKSNVFTVETKGAGTGGLSLAIEGPSEAKMTCKDNRDGSCSVEYIPTEPGEYDVAIKFADQHISGSPFKVQVVPDVDEKLVRAYGPGLEPSNCRSGIPTKFTIDASKVGPAPVAVNITSDQKPLPRRPEVKNNDDGTFEVSYVPPNEGANLKAQITYNGKDIPNSPFPIKVRPKVDPERVKLSGPSIDENGVPASIPTTIKIDTREAGFGDLDVKILGPDGNPRPVKISDNGDGTYSATYVPDDCGRYKIDVKYDGKEVTETPIPVQAYAIGNAEKCKITEGLERTLFSGESYCITVNTENAGTGAVTCRIRSTSGSDLDINIVDNGDGTVNIYYSVKDADDYTINIKFGGQPIPGGFYTFTAEEVSKSEKTSVSHSQTDSVVKKTSSQAKQTFRPLNFDNIPLPSTGGHVTAEIKMPSGTVDKPVIEDNHDGTVSIRYDPREEGLHELAVKFNGEHVQGSPYKIHVDSISSGYVTAYGPGLTHGVSGEPSNFTISTKGAGAGGLSMAVEGPSKAEISCHDNKDGTVSVSYLPTAPGEYKISVRFGDKHIKGSPFNAKITGEGRKRNQISVGSCSEVSLPGKISDADIRSLNASIQAPSGLEEPCFLKRLPTGNIGISFTPREIGEHVVSVKKLGNHITNSPFKINVCEREVGDARKVNVSGNALKEGKTHVQNTFNVDTRNAGFGGLSLSIEGPSKAEIQCNDNTDGTLNISYKPTEPGYYIVNLKFADHHVNGSPFTVKVTGEGTNRQREKIQRQREAVPITEVGSQCKLTFKMPGITSFDLGATVTSPGGVTEDAVINEVQDGLYAVHFVPKELGVHTVSVRYKDIHIPGSPFQFTVGPYRDHGAHLVKAGGAGLERGEQGELNEFNVWTREAGSGQLAISVEGPSKAEINFTDRKDGSCDVSYRVSEPGEYRIGLKFNDEHVPDSPFKVYISPAVGDAHLLEVIQFPEGYIQADKPSQFIVRRNGAKGNLDAKIIGPSGHEDDCFVQIIDMEEYSVRFMPRENGIHKIHAKFNGVHIPGSPFSVKVGKDTADPAAVHAAGAGLADVKTGAKTDFIIDTVNAGAGTLAVNIDGPSKVSMDCTEVEEGYKVRYTPLAPGDYYISIKYNNNHIVGSPFRVTSTGELRWVLRLASVINGKIVGDAKVADIGGQESSSVVVETTAKVGKGLSNSKGTVLPHFKSNASKVSSKGQGLKKAYLGKQNQFTVSCQDAGTNILFVGVHGPKGPCEEVYIKHQGRNLYAVSYVVRERGDYIVIVKWGDDHIPGSPFKVEV; translated from the exons atGATCAATGG AGGGGTCATAGGTGAACTGATCGGAATTGACCACAAGAGTCGCTCGAGAATGGCGGAGTTTCCCTACCAAAGCGGCTTCCAACCGGTCGAGGCTTGTATGCAGCGCGATGTAGATTATTGTGAGTTTAATGACGAGGACGAAATGGTGACGACCGAGCGCGAGTTAGCGGAGGACGCACAGTGGAagaaaatacaacaaaacacCTTCACGAGATGGGCTAACGAGCATCTGAAGACTGTGGAAAAGCACATAGGAAACTTGGAGACTGACCTAAGTGACGGATTAAGATTAATCACCCTGATCGAAGTCCTAGCAGGAAAACGTCTGCCAAAACACAACAAGAAGCCCTCGTTTCGCTCGCAAAAACTAGAAAACGTTTCGGTGGCCCTCAAATTCCTACAAGACGACGAGGGAATTAGAATTGTTAATATCG ATTCAAGTCACATAGTagattgtaaattaaaattaatattaggTTTGATATGGACTTTAATTTTGCACTATTCTATATCTTTGCCCATGTGGGAGGGCGAAGACGATATGAACAACGGTGGCACCGAACCCACTCCAAAACAAAG gCTGATGAATTGGATTCAAACAAAATTGCCAGACTTGCCGATACATAATTTTACAACCGACTGGAATGACGGTAAAGCTGTTGGAGCTTTGGTCGACGCCGTAGCCCCAGGTCTTTGTCCTGATTGGCCG GATTGGGATCCGAAAGACTCCGTCGAGAATGCTTCTGAAGCAATGGGATTAGCAGACGATTGGCTTAATGTCCCTCAGTTAATTAAACCAGAAGAAATAGTTAATCCAAATGTTGACGAACAATCCATGATGACGTACTTATCGCAATTTCCTAATGCTAAACTGAAACAAGGAGCACCACTGCGACCAAGAACTAGTCCCAACAA ACTCCCCCCTCCTAG aGTAAGGGTGTACGGTCCCGGAATTGAACCTTCTGGACCAGTTGTGGGAGCTCCTGCAAATTTTACAGTTGAAACGTTTTCAGCTGGTAAAGGCCAAGTTGACGTGATCGTAGAAAATCCCAGAGGACAGAAAGAACCTGTCGAAGTTAGATTTAACAACGACAGAAATTTGACGTATTCAGTCGCTTACACGCCTCAATCGGAAGGAAATCACAAGATAACTGTTAGATTTGCTGGACGAGAAGTCCCGAAAAGTCCGTACACGGTCAAAGTAGAAGGTCACGCAGGAGATCCATCGAAGGTCACAGCGGCTGGTCCTGGATTACAACCCGATGGGGTTTGCATTAACAGATCAACTTATTTCGACATTTCGACAAAAA ATGCAGGCAAAGGCGTCCCTGAAGTTATCATTTTGGACCCTTCGGGGAATAAAAACTCCGTCCCCGTCACAGTACGTCAGACAACTCAAGATATCTGGCGTTGCGATTATTTATCGCCAACTGTCGGTTTACATTCCGTTAATATTTTCTTTGCCGGACAACCCATTCCAAAAAGCCCGTACGGCGTGAGAGTTTCTCCTGTTTCTGATGCGAAGAAAGTGAGAGCAAGCGGTCGAGGCCTCCAACCTGCGGGAGTAAGAGTGAAAGACGACGCCGATTTCAAAATATTCACAGAAGGTGCCGGCGAAGGCTATCCAGACGTCCAGATCATAGGACCTGGAGGGATCAAAGAGCCCTGCAAGATCACAAAAATCGACGGAACTACTTACCACGCGGTGTATCATCCGATGAAAGAGGGCAGATACGTGGTGATGATAACTTTTGCCGGCCAGGAGATCTACAAGTCGCCCTTCGAAGTCAACGTCGGCCCTTACAAAGAAACGCTGATTCGCGCTTACGGACCCGGGTTGGTCGGCGGCGTCGTGGGTTATCCAGCTTTGTTCACTGTCGAAACCAACGGCGAAACTGGAGCACTAGGGTTCAGCATCCAAGGACCCTCCCAGGCAAAGATCGAGTGCCACGACAACGGCGACGGCTCAGCTGACGTAAGATATTATCCGACAGCCCACGGGGAGTACGCTGTTCATATTTTGTGCGACAACGAAGACATTCCGAGAAGCCCTCACATTGCTCAAGTTTTACCAAACACCGACTACTTCCCCGAGAAAGTCGAAGTTTACGGACCGGGAGTCGAACCTTCGGGAGTTCAAAAAGATGTCCCAGCTAAGTTCACCGTAGACACCAAAAAAGCAGGATCGGCACCTCTCGACGTCAGAGTCGTTGACGCCAATTGCAAACTCGTAGATGTCAAACTGACGGAAAAACCAGACGGAACAATCGAAGCTGTTTATGTACCCCACGAGGGAAACCGACATACAGTACAAGTCAATTATGGAGGAGTTGCCACGAAGAATTCACCTTTTAGAGTTTACGTGGGCGAGCCAGTGGACCCCTCGAAAGTTCACTGTTTTGGACCGGGAGTGCAGGATGGAGTCAAAGCCAACACTCACACTCATTTCAATATTGACGCAAG GGAAGCCGGCGACGCTGATTTGGATGTGCATCTAGTGAATGAAGAGACTCGACAGGAAATTCCTGTTAAGTTAACAGACAACGGCGACAGAACGTATACAGTAGACTACGAAACTCATTTCACGGGAATTCATACAGTAACTCTACATTATGGCGGCGTCAGAGTACCCACTACTCCTTTGAAGTTTAAAGTGCACCCTAACGTTGACGTgtcgaaaataaaagttgaCGGCTTGGAACCGA CGGCTCCTGTGAATAGTTTGCAACAGTTCCGTGTAATCACGCAAGATGCAGGTAAAGCAGAATTCGCAATTTCAATAACTAGCCCTTCTGGAAGTAAAGTCAAAGCTCACGTTATCCCTACTCACGAGGGCTACTTAGTTAACTTCACCCCGACTCAGCTGGGGGAGTATTTACTCGGCATATCTTTCGGTGGCGAACCCATTTCTCACAGACCCTTCAGACTCACATGTCTGACAGGCAGCGATCCTTTGAAAGTAAAAGCTTCCGGTCCTGGCCTACACAGAGGAGTTGTAAACAGGCCGGCCGAATTCATGATAGATACTAGAGGAGCAGGTCAAGGTGGTTTAGGCGTTACAGTTGAAGGACCCTGCGAAGCTGCCATTAACTGTAGAGACAACGGCGATGGGACCTGTTCTGTTGCCTATTTGCCTACAGAAATCGGTGATTACGGAATTAATATAACTTTTAACGACCAGCATATTCCGGGTAGTCCATTTCAAGCGATCATTGTCCCAGAAGTCGacatgaacaaaattaaagtgtccgGAAGCGGAATACAATTACACG ggGTTTTTGTTGACTCACCAACTGATTTCCTAGTTGATACTAGAGGTATTCCAAAAGCTGCCGATGACGGCATAGTTACTTGCACGATCACAAATCCATCGGGGGCTCAGACTGAGAACTTAATCACCCCTTTGTTGGACGGTACTTACAAAGTCAGTTACACACCTTTTGAAGAAGGTAGACACACTATCGACATATTTTACGATAACGTGCCGGTCCCAGGATCGCCGTTCATTGTTAACGTAAGAAGAGGCTGCGAtgccaaaaaatgtatagcGTACGGTCCCGGATTGGAACAAGGGTATTTGAACAAATCGAACGTGTTTACGGTGGAAACGAAAG GTGCCGGAACTGGTGGTCTTTCTCTCGCGATTGAGGGTCCATCAGAGGCCAAAATGACGTGCAAGGACAACAGAGACGGTTCGTGCTCAGTCGAGTACATACCAACAGAACCAGGAGAGTACGATGTGGCGATCAAATTCGCCGATCAACACATTTCAGGCTCACCATTCAAA GTTCAAGTCGTGCCGGACGTCGACGAAAAACTTGTGCGAGCTTACGGGCCTGGGTTGGAGCCTTCCAATTGCAGGTCAGGCATCCCGACCAAGTTTACCATTGACGCGTCGAAGGTAGGCCCGGCTCCCGTCGCCGTCAACATAACTTCCGACCAGAAGCCCCTGCCGAGAAGACCGGAAGTTAAGAACAACGACGACGGCACTTTCGAAGTTTCCTATGTACCTCCAAACGAAGGCGCTAATCTTAAAGCTCAAATAACTTACAACGGCAAAGACATCCCGAACAGTCCCTTCCCGATTAAAGTGAGGCCGAAAGTTGATCCCGAAAGAGTGAAACTGAGCGGACCCAGCATCGACGAGAATGGAGTACCAGCGTCGATCCCCACGACGATCAAAATCGACACAAGAGAAGCCGGTTTCGGGGACCTAGACGTCAAGATTTTG ggtCCCGATGGTAACCCACGTCCGGTTAAAATCAGCGATAATGGAGACGGGACGTACAGTGCTACTTACGTTCCTGACGATTGTGGTAGATATAAAATCGACGTCAAATACGATGGCAAAGAAGTGACGGAGACGCCAATCCCGGTGCAAGCTTATGCCATTGGGAAT GCGGAAAAATGCAAGATCACCGAAGGATTAGAAAGAACTCTTTTTAGCGGAGAATCCTACTGCATTACTGTTAATACCGAAAATGCAGGCACAGGAGCTGTGACTTGTAGAATTAGGTCGACCAGTGGAAG CGATTTGGACATCAACATAGTGGATAACGGCGACGGGACCGTCAACATTTACTACAGCGTAAAAGATGCAGACGACTACACCATCAATATCAAATTCGGTGGTCAACCGATTCCTGGTGGCTTCTACACATTTACG GCTGAGGAAGTGAGCAAATCGGAGAAAACCAGCGTAAGCCATTCACAGACCGATTCAGTTGTAAAGAAGACATCCTCACAGGCCAAGCAGACCTTCAGACCTCTAAACTTCGACAATATACCACTACCTAGTACTGGAGGACACGTCACAg CCGAGATCAAGATGCCTAGTGGAACCGTGGACAAACCAGTGATCGAAGACAACCACGACGGTACCGTTTCCATCAGGTACGATCCCCGCGAGGAAGGTCTTCACGAGTTAGCGGTGAAATTCAACGGGGAACACGTCCAGGGTTCTCCTTACAAGATCCACGTCGACTCCATCAGCTCCGGTTATGTAACAGCCTACGGTCCCGGTTTAACTCATGGAGTGTCAGGTGAACCTAGCAATTTCACCATCTCGACGAAAGGTGCCGGCGCTGGCGGTCTTTCGATGGCCGTGGAGGGTCCCAGCAAGGCCGAGATCAGCTGTCACGACAACAAAGACGGTACCGTCTCCGTTTCCTACTTGCCGACAGCTCCGGGCGAGTACAAGATCTCTGTGCGATTCGGCGACAAACACATCAAGGGGTCGCCGTTCAACGCGAAGATCACCGGGGAAGGCCGCAAACGCAACCAAATCTCGGTGGGTTCTTGCAGCGAAGTCTCGCTACCGGGAAAAATCTCCGACGCCGATATTCGATCACTGAACGCCTCTATCCAGGCCCCGAGCGGCCTAGAAGAGCCGTGCTTCCTTAAACGGCTACCAACTGGCAACATCGGTATCTCGTTCACTCCCAGAGAAATCGGAGAGCACGTCGTCTCCGTTAAAAAATTGGGCAACCACATCACCAATTCACCCTTTAAAATCAACGTCTGCGAAAGAGAAGTGGGTGATGCACGCAAGGTTAACGTCTCCGGTAACGCTCTGAAGGAAGGCAAGACTCACGTCCAGAACACGTTCAACGTCGACACCAGAAACGCCGGATTCGGTGGTCTTTCGCTCTCCATCGAAGGACCCAGCAAGGCTGAGATCCAGTGCAATGACAACACCGACGGCACCTTGAATATCTCATACAAACCGACCGAACCTGGTTACTACATCGTCAACTTAAAATTCGCCGATCATCATGTTAACGGATCTCCGTTTACGGTCAAG GTGACCGGCGAAGGCACCAACAGACAGAGGGAAAAGATCCAAAGGCAAAGAGAAGCTgttccgatcaccgaagtggGCAGCCAGTGCAAGCTCACCTTCAAAATGCCCG GAATCACATCATTTGATCTGGGCGCGACCGTCACCTCTCCCGGGGGTGTGACCGAAGACGCGGTGATCAACGAAGTACAAGATGGCCTGTACGCCGTCCACTTCGTCCCGAAAGAGTTGGGCGTGCACACCGTGTCCGTCAGGTACAAGGACATCCACATCCCTG GTTCTCCATTCCAATTCACCGTTGGTCCGTACCGCGACCACGGCGCCCATCTGGTCAAAGCCGGCGGGGCCGGGTTAGAGCGCGGCGAGCAAGGCGAACTCAACGAGTTCAACGTATGGACCAGAGAAGCTGGTAGCGGCCAACTTGCCATTTCCGTTGAAGGACCCAGTAAAGCCGAAATTAACTTCACCGATCGTAAAGACGGCTCGTGCGACGTCTCATATCGTGTCTCCGAACCAG GTGAATACCGTATTGGATTGAAATTCAACGACGAGCATGTGCCAGATTCACCCTTCAAGGTTTACATTTCTCCGGCCGTGGGAGATGCCCATTTGCTCGAGGTGATACAGTTCCCCGAGGGTTACATTCAAGCGGACAAACCGTCCCAATTCATTGTACGCAGAAATGGTGCCAAGGGCAACCTCGACGCCAAG ATCATCGGTCCTTCTGGCCACGAAGATGATTGTTTCGTTCAAATCATCGACATGGAAGAATACTCCGTACGTTTCATGCCTCGTGAAAATGGCATTCACAAGATCCACGCCAAGTTCAACGGAGTACACATCCCCGGCTCACCTTTCAGCGTGAAGGTGGGCAAAGACACTGCCGACCCAGCTGCCGTTCACGCTGCCGGTGCGGGACTCGCTGATGTCAAAACTG gGGCTAAAACTGACTTCATTATCGATACTGTCAATGCTGGAGCTGGTACTTTGGCCGTTAATATCGACGGGCCGAGCAAGGTCTCCATGGATTGCACGGAAGTCGAGGAGGGGTATAAAGTGAGGTACACTCCACTGGCCCCTGGGGACTACTACATCAGTATTAAATATAACAACAATCATATTGTGGGTTCGCCGTTCAGAGTTACAAGCACAGGTGAATTGCGGTGGGTTTTGCGATTGGCGTCAGTTATTAACGGTAAAATTGTAGGTGATGCCAAAGTCGCCGACATCGGTGGCCAAGAGTCGTCCTCGGTGGTGGTAGAAACAACTGCAAAGGTCGGAAAAGGTCTTTCCAACTCCAAAGGAACTGTCTTGCCTCATTTCAAGAGTAACGCGTCGAAAGTATCTTCCAAAGGTCAAGGCTTGAAGAAGGCTTATTTAGGCAAACAAAATCAATTCACTGTCTCCTGCCAAGATGCTG GTACTAACATATTGTTCGTTGGCGTTCACGGGCCGAAGGGACCTTGTGAAGAAGTCTACATTAAACATCAAGGCCGCAACCTGTACGCCGTGAGTTACGTTGTACGAGAAAGAGGAGATTACATAGTCATTGTTAAATGGGGAGACGATCATATTCCAGGTTCTCCATTCAAAGTggaagtttaa